The Primulina eburnea isolate SZY01 chromosome 18, ASM2296580v1, whole genome shotgun sequence genome segment AAATTCTTGAGGAAGAACCAGAGTAATTTCTAAATCCCAAACTAAATCTCAAGCAGACACAATCATCATAAGAAAGAGTCCACTAATTAGGATAATGTGTGCTTCAATTGTGGAAAAGTTGGGCATTTCACAGCCAGTTACCCTAATACAAAGAATGATAAGAAAATTCCAACTGACAAAGAAGGCCGGTTTCATGATAAGAAAAAGAAGTCCAATAGTGACAGGATTTCATTCTCAACTGATTTTATACGAGATGATTTCATCACTGCACTCAATGACATGGTAATAGTGTACaagagactttctcaatcattcgatgAAGTGAAAGCAAAGCGAACAAGCCTAACTAACAATGATATTAAGCATAACTAGGAACAGTCAGGTGAAAGTGTTATGTCTTAAGGCAACTAAGGTAGAAGTTGCAAATCTtagaactgagaatgaaagagtacTAAAAGAACATAAGCAGCTTATTTATGAGAATAAGAAATTAGATAAACCGATTAGCAATTGGAAAAATCTTCAGTGAGCCTTGAGAAAATGTAGGAGCTCCAGAAGCACTCAGGAGACAAAACGGGTCTCAATTTCAACAATAatcaaagggaaatatattcactttatGAAATTCAGTACGATATATGAATATTAGAAGTCTGCTAATCAAGTTGAGAAGCATGTCGAACTAATGTATAAAGGCAAAAAAAGGATACTGATAGGCAAACTTATCAATGGACAATTGATGAAGGCAAACTGATAGCAATTTATTTGAGTCGATTAGTTAGCCCAAATCCAAACATTATCTGAAGATTATTAGTATACTCGGTAATTAAGAATCAGAGTCCACCTGATATATCAAATAAAGTTTTCTGTTTTAACAGTTATTTATTCCCAACAAGATGTCAGAATTCATGCGAACTACAagaaatatactgatatgtcaGAAAAGACGATGACATGAAAATAACGAcatatgtatttgaaaattgataCATGATTTAAAAAGATGACTGTTTGAGATGAAGCTTATAAACAGATCAGTTAGACAAACTTTTTAATCTTTCTGAATCTTTGAATTCTCCGAACTTCTGAATTTCTTGAAAAAGTTTTCTGTGAGCCAAACTGATCAAAGCAAGCACACGTGGATAAGTTAAAATCTGATCAATTGAAGAACAATTTGTTCTTAGAATTTCTTTGTGAAATCTCTGTAATGGAGAGTAAGAAGTCTTACTACTTATTTGATGAAGATTGAAATATATTAATAGTTTCAGTTAGATAGTAATAAATCATACTGAAGTAAGTGATTTCAaactatttattataattaccaAAACCTTTTAGTGCAATCCTTCCACAAggaagaaagggtgacgtaggaatATTAAAgtatccgaacatccagaaacaaacatATGCATATTTACATTTTAGTCTACCTGCATTTACTTTCTGTTTGGTAACCCaactgattttttatttaagccATTTTTATTCAAACAGTTTCACTCAATCTATTTTCACACAGTTTCCATTGTTGACTTGCTGAGAACCCAACTGACAAGAATTTAATGTCATTGTTGTTAACAACGAAATATTTTGAGATTATTTATTCACTCCTTAATTAATAGCATATCTTAACAAAATGTATATTAATGGACTAAAACCATGAATGGACcgataaatgataaaaatgtaattttatcaaaatctaatatatcaagaacaaaATATGTGAGCATATAATGATCCTTAGGTTTCATTAATATTTGGTGTAGTAGAGAGGAAGcaaagtttttattttgatcCTAACGGCCACCAACCACGTTTATGTACCATTGAACCATGTTAAGCCAAGTATAAAGAACATTTCATATAAATTATCATAATATATACATAGATCTCtaaaaatctataaaaaaaaaattaatatagtcaattCCCTCAATTTTTCTCATGACATGATTACTAGAATAAATGTTTTGATAAGCTTTCACTTTGATAAATTTCATTCTCCATTTGAAAAGATATCCATCCATTTTTTTTTCCGAGTAATTCATTGTAGGAACGAACGTtcgccgctttaccaaaagttttAGCTAGTGTTAATGgtgcaaatcaaatcttttaaaccgcacaacagctcaagcaccacggctcgatcgctctaccaagcaaggataattattgcactcaacaatctccctcccaataattgcacgcCTTGCAAtaaatgggaatcgaacccttGACCTTGACTCTGATACAAATTGTAGAACCGAGCGCTtcccgctttaccaaaagctataactAGTGGTAACTGTGCAACTcaatcttttaaactgcacaacagctcaagcaccacggttcgatcgctctaccaagtaatgacaattattgcacccaacattcACAATCGTCGAATGAGATAACTTTATTTGTCAATGTCGTTACTGAAGAAATAGGAAATTAAACGAAAGCTATAGGAAAGAAGAATGAGATTTAGGTATTCTCTGTTCTttgaattataaatttatattagttCAATTTCCACTATTATTCAAAATTATTAGTATCTAAGAAATTGGTCCGAGTTGGATAACTGTTTCGCCTTTAATAGGCATAGATTAATTAGCAGAAAAGTTGCCACAAATTTCGATCGAACAACCTGCAGCTAAGAATTGATTGTAAACATTCAATTTTGAACAACTAAGAATGAACAAAGTCACAagcattaattaataataattataatcacAGCCATATTCTAAGACTTTCACATGTGAACCCTAAAAGGGAATCCTCCAATCTGAAACTCTACGCACGTCTATCTCTTGGTAGTTAAAtaacaaattaataataaataacaaaatatcgaaactaattattaaaataatagaaaataaatacaaaaaagataaaaacttgtgtgagacggtcttgtgggtcgtattttgtgacacGGATATCGtatttggatcattcatgaaaaattattacttttgagTAGGTctagtgagacggtctcacggatccttatctgtgagacgagtcaaccctacccatattcacaataaaaagtaatacttgtagcataaaatataatattttttcgtgaattacccaaatagatatttgtctcacaaaatacgacccatgagaccgtctcacataaatttttgttattactttttatgctaagaatattatttattgtgaatattggttatttgggtcattcatgaaaaagtattattttttatgctaagagtattacttttattttgaatatcgatatggttgatccgtctcacatataaagattcgtgagaccgtctcacgagagACAaactctaaaaaaaaaaataatataaaaacagATATTTTCTTGCCAGCCAAAagcaatattttaaaaagatgTCAGAGATATGCAATAATGTCAACATGTAGCATAAACATATAGGACGCATCAAagccaaaaataataataatcattccAACAAatccgaaaaaaaaaaaactaaataagcttttcaatttaattttaaaaaataaaatatgacgAAAACAAAGTAAAAATTGTCTATAAAGTCTAATTAATTGGCCAAGATTTTGtcttaattttaatataataagttgttttttttttttttattttttactccCAGTTTCGCCACAGTTTCAAATTGTatttaaacatataaataatatccaacattAGGAAAAAACTGAGAAATGGATATGTACCCACTTTaactattattatttattttagtaCTTCGACGAAAATCGaactaaaaaatataaaaagctATTATCATAAAAAAATCGTGTAACATCCCGAAATCAGAGTTAGTCGACTCCAACGTTGTTTTACAACCACATACTTGAAAACAACAAGTCttctaatataatataaacaaaaaatcattttataactcataatcaaacGAAGAATTATCTTTACAACGAAAATTCTCGAAAGCGATAAAAACTATACTGAAGCATTTACAacggaaaaaaaaataaaagttaaaacgagcataaattttaattaaatttgtcCATCATCAGCCTCAAAAGTGGTCGTGTTCCTCTTTCTCTATGTGATCTTCAGGCTTATCTGGAGAGAAAGAGTAAGAAGTGAGTAATATGATCGTCACTCAGCAAATTGTGACCTTTCAAGCATATACATAACAAATATACATGGATTGCGAATAAAAGCATACCACGCATAACATAATTCATTTGATAAGCATATCTTGACATAGGCACTGAGATTCAtctaattttcatattttactgatatcaaaccctaatttttactcttaTAAGGGGGCGGAGCTGTATAATAGTTATAATTCCACCGTGTATGGGCCATAAACATATCTCATATTGGGATTCTCGCTCATATCCAGCTGAATCCTCAAAGTACCAAAACATAAAACATACGATTATCGTATCAAGAAAGGGTAGAAACAGAATAACGGTACTCGCTTGaaactttcaaaaacaaaataatttatatacaacatattttaaaacaagCTCACTTACCTCAGATTTGGATGGAAAAAATGTGAAGGACACTGCATCTTGACTAGGATTTTCGAATCCTCATTAAATCTGGATTGCATCAGAGTTTCGCTACTCGATAGAACTTGGAAtgcaaaaattcgaaaattcaACAGCACTTGAAAACaacttttcaaaaatatagaGTGTTTGAATGGTGTAAATTTCGAATGACCTAGGTGCGGTATTTATAGGGGTGAGGTGAAAATCTTATTCAAATTCGTTGAATCCTTCCAAAATTTCGAGATACTTCTTCAATAATTTCGAGATAATTATTCCATAATTCGATATGCTTCTTCCATGCATAAGATCATGTCATAAGTTGAAAAATGTGTCCACCCAGTATATTTCAATTTCGAATTTTGACCTTGGACGTGATTGAAAGTAGACTATTTTCTTGTACAGATTCATAATGTGTCGAGATTGCGCTGAAATTTGCTAGCTTCCTTGTTGAGAAAACTATCTTGTATGCAATATTTACTTCAAATTAGATTGATATTCATcctaaattttcgaaattattatGTATCTTACACTGGATTTCGAATTTCATGtattgattgacttgaatttTTTTGAATACCATGTATTAgttaatattttcgaatttcTTATTATTTAACATAATACGAAGATCGAAAAATTATATCTTATACATGTCTGCGATCACTTAATAACTACATCTCCCAAAAAAGTTCGGGTTTTCACATTTTGAATAATAAGAAGATAGAAAACCCGATTTTGTACTTTTTATGACGATGAAAACAACATGCGTCATTATCTTCTGATGCACAGTACATAAATCCTCGAACTAACACAATAATATCTTTTATGGCGATGAATAACACAGTCGTTACTTTTCGATACACACTACATAAATCCTCGAACTAACACATTAATACTAAAATCACGTTAACCAAGAAAACCGCACCGAACACCATTTTCCACTTTTTACAACCGGAGACTAAATATCAACTTTTCCAATtcaagaattttaaaaaaaaggcgAGAGCTAAACAATATTAGTTCTtgaattaataattataattagaTTATGTATGTGAGTTACACatattaaaaatgaaaattaatttgAAGTACCCCTTAATCTGCCTAATTAATCATATGTTAGGGAGATGAACAATTATTAGGAACATGAAAACGAACTCCTCCACCATTCTGAAAATGACCGCCATTAATATTACTGTTATCTTCGTTTTCCTTGTTGATTTTATTCTCCGAGATGTTCATTTCGCCGTTGATGTTAGCTCCGACGCTGTCCATTTTCCTCTTACCAGATGTGTTCTTGTTGTTGTGCATCCAGACCTTAAGCACCCCCTTCTCCACCCCGATTCCGCGGCAGAATTCTTCCACCGCCGCCCGATCGCATCCTTGCATTTTCCACCCGAGTTTCTCCGAGAATTCTTGCATTTTCTCCTTCTGTTCATGGCTGAATTTCGTCCTGAACCGCTTTCTCCGAACCGGGTTCCCCGCGATCGGTGTCACCGGCGCCGCCTGATGCGTCTGCTCCTCCGTCGCCACCGCGGAGCTGAGGGTCATCAGCATGTGCGGTGCGAGCTGGCAGTATGGCTGCCGCGGCGGGGGGGAGGGTGAGAGGGAGGAGCGCCGCGGGAGTGGAGGCTGCCGGAAGTCGAGGAACGGAGGGTTGCTGACGTTGGTGGGGGAGGCTTCCGCCGGATCTCGACGGTGGAAGTTCCGGTGGCAACCGCAGGCAGCGCAGGTGAGGGACGTGGGGTCGCTGTTGGTAGAGGACGGGGAGAGCATGAACTCTCCGCAGCCGTCCACGGCGTGGCCGCCCAAGGCAGCTGCATGGTTCTTCATGCATTCTCTGTACGTCACCATCCCCAACAGCGGCAGCGGCGGGCGGTGGTGCAGCTTCTTAACCCCTCCATTGGTGATGGATTGAATTTGTGTGGGCGGTGGTGGGGTTTCATTTCCAGAATCATCAGAGCTAGTGGATGGGGTTGAGGCTAAATCCAACTCCATagatttttcaagaaaattagtcAACAAAATCTTTGAATTAGGGTTCTTAAAGTTGAAGCTTGGAATGAAGGGCACTGAAAATGGTGAAAGCTGTCCTATTTAGGGATTTCAAATTTGGGATTATATGCAAATTTAAGGATTTCCTTTGGATGGGGATTACCATTATCTCACCAACAATTATATATTCCACTTCTTTTGTTTCATTTAACTTTAATCATCACACACCAGTATTATagtatatagatacatacatATTATATAACTTATATTAATACCCGGGGGACATGCGCTGCGTGTGATatgtaattttaaataaaatttactaaaaatgaaatgggacaaaataaaataaaatttaaatatataaaatgtgAAATAAAGTAATTAAATTCGATTTgtgtaattattaaaaaaaatcaatttcatACTAAAAACTCgacgaaaaatatttttttagtaaattttaatcgaaagtaaatatatatatgcacACATCGTGTGTAAACAGatatacatatgtatataaTGAATGTGTAAATGTACATAAATCATATGAATAAATGaaggaaaaaacttgtgtgaggcgTTCTtatggatcgtattttgtgagacgaatctcttatttgggtaatccatgaaaaaatattactttttatgctaagagaattattttttagtgtgaatatcggtaggattgacccgtctcacagataaagattcgtgagatcgtctcacaagagatctacccaTAAATGAAAAGTAAATTGGAGAAAGATTTAGTTGAAAGAGAGTgagtaaaaaatataaataagagAAAAGGGTATTTTGTCAAAATAATGTCAACAACTTTGGTCATGGAAAATTGAAGGGGGACATTAAATGGGGttgttgtcataaaaccaacaaATATATGAAGACAGATCTGTAATAAATATATCCTGTAGGGGCACATGCGTCTTTTCATCTCTTTTAAGAGTACACGTGGCAAATTAGCGCAGAgcaaaatttttggacaaaaacttgtgtgagacggtctcacgggttgtatttgtgagacggatcttttatttgggtcatccatgaaaaagtattactttttaagctcatagtattacttttattatgaatatggatagggttgatccatctcacagattaagatccgtgagacggtctcacatgagactcactcaaattTTTGACCATTTATGTAACATGTGTTAGCTGTACAATTTATATTGCGTAGTTGCACGTATAAATGTACTCTAtaataaagttttaaattttgtcttttttttttatttttattttgttcattttataaaatttcagtttaaattttatattattttatttttttagaattttagttatttttgtTCGGATtgttgatttgatattatacacATCAGCGTTCTATTAGCACGTTCATGTCACGTCGAAAAAAgattacatttttaaaaaagacaaagataataaactaaaattgaaatttttataatataaaagtTCAAAATCGCAAATAAGTAAACATATATGGCAAAAAAATGTAATATTCGTCTTACGGATATGTATTGATAAGACGAGTCAATactttcaatatttacaataaaaagtaatacttttgacaTTAAAAAATACTAATATTTTTTAACGAgtaactcaaataaaatatatgtctcacaaaattgatataTGAAACCGTCTCATACAGATATTTGCAATTATACTTCAAATATTTGTAATTTGTATAAAGAAAAtgtaaatttttgaatttttataaactAGATCTAATATGTGTGTGGCTgatgaatttcagaattttATTAGTATTATAagttatataattaatttagaaTACAATCGTTGCATCATATGgaatgaaatttaaataaatttcagGTATTATTGAAGTGGAAtagaataattaaaaaaaattatgttatatTATACTACATTTGttagataaataaaataaataaataacccGATATTAAGTTTTTTGTTTCAAATTTTCCTTGATTAAGAATGGAAGGGTCTATTAATTTTCTCACTTAGAAGTAACAAAATTAGACGATAATAGCTCGATGATGACGGATTTTTATCTGAATTTTgaaaacttaaattttttaaaaaaaagtcgctaaaaaagaaataatataatGTAGTATTATATTAaaagtatgtctcttgtgagacgatctcacgaatctttatctgtgagacgtgtcaaccctatcgatatttataataaaaagtaatgtatgttagcataaaaataataatttttcatggatgacccaaataagatattcatctcacaaaatacgattcgtgaaaccgtctcacataagtttttgtcttatatTAATATACAAAATTTGTTGCATGTTATATTCTAAATttagattttatttaaattattattttgacttTTAACTAAAATACATCCGACTTCCGGATTTACTTAAAGACAAATAGCAAGAAGATCGTCATCTTTCAGAATTAGTTGGttgaattcaaatattttaatactGAGTCAGTCTAATCCCAATTTTCTTGttcaataaaatttattataagaaGCTATTTTAGTActttttaattataattatatgatTTGTTAATCGTAATTAAtaacttatttttaaaaaaaaacaattaaatatgttaaaaaaattatattggaGTGTGATAATCCCCTTGATAAAAGAGTATCACAAATTATAACTTTTAGTAAAGCTACAAATGCTAGTTTCAACCATATGAGTATATGAGTATGCATATGTCTATACTATgttattaagtttgagacacTCAGAATAACTAACTTTTGGTGTCATggtctgttttaataattacatatattaacaaggcaaaaacttgtgtgagacggtctcacgggtcgtatttgtgagacggatctcttatttgggtcacacatgaaaaagtattactttttatgctaaaagtattactttttattgtgaatatgagtagggttgacccgtctcacagattatgatccgtgagacggtctcacatgagactcattctattaataaagtgttaaaattttaatgtaaaTCACACGTGGATCAGATTATAGAGTTTTTATTTTCTAAGCATTAAGTTATAGATTCAATTCTTACTTGAGtctatttttctttctttttctatttatttttttaatttatatatcaaaattgcaGTATAGTCTCTCACTATTTCTTATAGTTATATTTTaattctcatttaaatataaagcaaataaattataaaaatcacGTGCATTAATATATTAGTAGAGATGATCAATCTCTATccaatgatatatatatttgatgtgTTGTTCACTAATCGTGCGTACTTTTATGTCCAATGCGGAGATGAGATTCTTACCTATTGAATGTgataaaatatatcaaattaTACATCCACTAATTGAATGTTTATTCAGCGGTGTGAGGGTTgatcagttgaatattgatcagtTGAATATATTCAAAACCTTTTTTGTTTTTCCATTTATAGAAAAGACTAGAattttgtaatatatatatatagtattgtCGTTATCTTATCTCCTAGACTCCTACCACACActgttaatttaaaataaattaaattacaaTTTGATTGACGTCGCACATGAACTAGCTAGTAATCAAGCCAATCAtgacttatttttattttgaacaaaaaatagtaaaattCAACAAATTTTATCTCTGACAACATAAGCTTAATGTACATACATTGTATTCGTCTACATATTACGTTCGCaagatatattaatattaacgatttatatataatatatattgtcATCTATGTATATTCaccaaataataaattatagaTTTTTATTCTAACCGTTCTTATcctttaatttaatattataaaaacATATTGAATTACCAGTTTTCTTGAAATATCTCTTGCTTAAATATGATGGTGTAAAGTTTTCACATGATCATATTTGGAATTAGACAAAAAATTGTTTTATACGATCTCATGAGTGTTATTTTGTtatacggatctcttatttgagttatccataaaaaaatattactttttatgctaaaagtattactttttattgtgaatgtcggtagggttgatctgtctcacagataaagattcgtgacaccgtctcacaagagacctactcttaggATTAAAAATATTTGTCAACTATAAGTCATTTACTAATTTATACTCAGCTCGTCTCAAATATATAagcttgtttgtttttttttttacacagATTTAGAAAAAACAAACTTTACAAATAAATTtcgtatttttattattattttattcaaaattttttttgtatatttttcaaAGTTAACATGGGTatattagtaaaaaaaattgttgctaAATATAGAAACTTGAGGACAATcggaaagaaaaaaagaaatctATATAATTGGAACAGAGAgagtacatgtatatatatatatatatatattcttttatgTTCAGTtattattaacaaaaaaattggATATTGTAATAAATCTAACAtgatatgtaatgcccgagaatttgattaccgtaatctgaaatgatttgggtataattacgtaatctgaaatgatttattgattaattgaagTGATTATAGCCCGGCCAGTCCAAGACCAGATTGGGCCAAGAATATGAATGATACGAGTTTTGGGCAGAacaattggcgcccgagcggtagaaagtaatcgcccgagcgccaaagctcAACAAGGTGTGTTTCGGGCAGAGGATGTGGCggccgggcggtagtttttgaccgcccgagcgccaacgatACATTGTGAGGGCAGAAtacctcgcgctcgggcggaaatttattaccgcccgagcgccgagcaaaATGGAGGAAAAGTTGACACGTTGATTTAcatgcaacgtgtatatatatatatgtatatacaagccatttttttcagaattgaaGAAAGGGGCCGAGGAAGATTcacgaaaatccttacgcctttatatttcgatccgtccgtccaaacttgaatctgagtacagtaccgagttcctatcaacgtagtcTACCACTGGATgaaagttttactacgttttgacatgttttgaaattagactattgtcagaattgaataggattcatatatgatgttcttgtcatgttagacatcatagaatcgaagtcagattgagaaacagactgattatgtaattgttatgatttttggaatcgatttgactgagaattcatatcagatatgtattgttattgagattatgactggtatcgatactgattaggaattctggtattatatctgtgatgttcggactgacggagttatcgagactgtattgttatactgtcgaaacatcagttaattgatattgatcagattcagtagtgattttgattatatcgtgatatcgtcgatatagATTAGATCGtatctgtaaggcccgagaaatttatcatgttaatccaaAATGATTTGACGATGATTATTCTAATCGGACACGATTTGTGGATAATTGACATAATTaaggttatacgaacttgaatgaagaagccgggcgtcgtCGCATTGTGAGCCAAGATTTTTGGCAGaatatgtggcgcccgggcggtagaaaaacaccgcccgagcgccggtgtTTATCGAATAATCGTTGcgggcagaagagttggcgcccgggcagtagtttttgaccgcccgagcgccaagggtacaTTTCGATAGGCTTGGGCAGAAAgggtcgcgcccgagcggtaatttattaccgctcgagcgccgaccaagATGCAAGAAAATGAGACACGTCTCAAATGCATGcaacgtttgtatatatatagatatatatatacatactaaTCTTAAAAGAAACGagcagaaatcgagaaaagggctGAGGAAGAgtatagaaaatccttacgccttttgtgagaaattcgtccgtctgattttgaatccgacttcagtactgtgttcctagcaacgcaggcttcatctggacgtaagttttattacgtttagacgtgatttgaatttatgatattatcagaattgaatagaaaccagatatggtgtttctgctacaatagacattgtataagtgaagtcagattaaagaatagactggttatgcaattgttatgactttcagagtggaattgattgagattaatatcagagttgtgttatgACTAATCTTATGTGTAcagatattcagattatgaattgtactggTAATGATTATAgattctgatattatatttgtgatgtggaGATTGACGggatatcaagactgtattgttatgccgtcgaaacatcagtttatttagattgat includes the following:
- the LOC140819632 gene encoding zinc-finger homeodomain protein 11-like: MELDLASTPSTSSDDSGNETPPPPTQIQSITNGGVKKLHHRPPLPLLGMVTYRECMKNHAAALGGHAVDGCGEFMLSPSSTNSDPTSLTCAACGCHRNFHRRDPAEASPTNVSNPPFLDFRQPPLPRRSSLSPSPPPRQPYCQLAPHMLMTLSSAVATEEQTHQAAPVTPIAGNPVRRKRFRTKFSHEQKEKMQEFSEKLGWKMQGCDRAAVEEFCRGIGVEKGVLKVWMHNNKNTSGKRKMDSVGANINGEMNISENKINKENEDNSNINGGHFQNGGGVRFHVPNNCSSP